The proteins below come from a single bacterium CG_4_10_14_0_2_um_filter_33_32 genomic window:
- a CDS encoding response regulator, giving the protein MEDQKYKLLIADDEPDIRELYQLKFENETSFNIVFAKDGEEAVNLTLQEKPDAILLDIMMPKKSGMEVLKELKSNPNSWEVPIIILTGLPHEAMKEEALKLGAASYLIKSDVTPKEVIDILREELEKR; this is encoded by the coding sequence ATGGAAGACCAAAAATATAAACTTTTGATAGCGGACGATGAACCAGATATCCGGGAATTATATCAGTTAAAATTTGAAAATGAGACTTCTTTTAATATTGTTTTTGCTAAAGATGGGGAAGAGGCGGTAAATTTAACTCTGCAAGAAAAGCCTGATGCCATTTTGTTAGATATTATGATGCCCAAAAAATCTGGCATGGAAGTATTAAAAGAGTTAAAAAGCAATCCTAATTCATGGGAAGTGCCTATTATTATATTGACAGGTTTGCCTCACGAGGCAATGAAGGAGGAGGCGCTAAAACTTGGAGCGGCTTCATACTTAATTAAATCCGACGTTACACCAAAAGAAGTCATTGATATTTTACGTGAAGAATTGGAAAAAAGATAA
- a CDS encoding transcriptional regulator: protein MKKTVCCNQELKNLISAIDLSDFFKLLSDPNRLKVISLLSKQDLCVCKIYKSLRLSQNLVSHHLSKLKSAGLLKERRDGNFIIYSLDKVVFRKYRSIFINLI from the coding sequence ATGAAAAAAACAGTTTGTTGTAACCAAGAGTTAAAAAACTTAATAAGTGCAATAGATTTAAGCGATTTTTTTAAGCTTTTATCTGATCCTAATCGGTTAAAAGTAATTAGTCTTTTAAGTAAGCAAGATTTGTGTGTTTGTAAAATCTATAAATCATTAAGACTTTCGCAAAACCTTGTTTCTCATCATCTATCCAAATTAAAGAGTGCTGGATTACTTAAGGAAAGGCGGGATGGTAATTTTATAATATATAGTCTTGATAAAGTTGTTTTTAGAAAGTATAGAAGCATATTTATTAATTTAATATGA